Proteins from a genomic interval of Lolium perenne isolate Kyuss_39 chromosome 1, Kyuss_2.0, whole genome shotgun sequence:
- the LOC127342126 gene encoding protein DEHYDRATION-INDUCED 19 homolog 6, with translation MEVQAHNGFLPTGRQHRLHGHPRHQPPTGDDEWWEYFPCPYCYIEVEVPFLCDHLHEEHCFDMKNAVCPICADNLGTDTAQHFRDQHSQLLKRRKPSSKARGAAAADKETCEEDDDSYFETTSYIVGNPVADHSPDPLLSQFICTVAPPPVDSEPGNAKEKDHAPPSLYDHRVDPVVMDDASRHDLEERLQRVEFVKQMLMTTIAQE, from the exons atGGAGGTGCAGGCTCACAATGGCTTCCTGCCGACAGGGAGGCAGCACCGGCTCCATGGCCACCCTCGCCACCAGCCTCCCACAG GAGACGATGAGTGGTGGGAGTACTTCCCTTGCCCCTACTGCTACATTGAGGTGGAGGTTCCGTTCCTCTGTGACCACCTCCACGAGGAGCACTGCTTTGACATGAAAAATGCT GTGTGCCCGATCTGCGCCGACAACCTTGGGACCGACACAGCCCAGCATTTCAGGGACCAGCACTCACAGCTACTCAAG AGGAGGAAGCCTTCTTCCAAGGCAAGAGGAGCAGCTGCCGCTGACAAAGAGACATGTGAAGAGGACGATGACTCCTACTTCGAGACAACCTCGTACATCGTTGGCAATCCGGTCGCTGACCATTCCCCTGACCCTCTGCTCTCTCAGTTCATCTGCACTGTCGCGCCACCTCCTGTCGATTCGGAGCCCGGCAATGCCAAGGAGAAGGATCATGCACCACCTTCCTTGTATGATCACAG GGTGGATCCGGTTGTGATGGATGATGCATCAAGGCATGATCTTGAGGAGAGGCTGCAAAGAGTCGAGTTCGTGAAGCAGATGCTGATGACGACGATAGCTCAAGAATGA